A genomic window from Aricia agestis chromosome 8, ilAriAges1.1, whole genome shotgun sequence includes:
- the LOC121729504 gene encoding protein ECT2 isoform X4 gives MDGTESSKGMSQTGSTIATDKNSEIDGSSACTVFVSESCLECERVRAACERLGPVAAVRGPEDLPQTQPSPAPPSYLVTTPFDGELFDAAHKAKYRVLGPTAVLQLSAREEPPPANARPLYSLAMRGAVICFSGFRKKDELTYLITLIHYMGGSIRKDMSSKVTHLIAAAATGDKYRYASGFGLPVLQRSWVDCCWERRDDPACIATDAAFIKEHKLKVFAGARVCFVGFAEDETQHMAEVLSGNGGAACTLDDPDCTHVVMANGETFGRSLILSPHPNSSNSSLKPPRTSPNRSQSTPKASLYRRLSARLSGRRASPAAAHAPDQRDESLLRSRNSIRSSLSPKKPPAQPDISITSVGDQCSGDRGRSHPETGKPRSTDKENKYASQIIHDTGRVNAKEKREVFRNKSINVFNLVDCLTESGSLHSSLTKSLCDLDTKNDASFLATLSKENKDFQQSTTTISSGKKRSRNSTDSNFQVGLVDGNNVSPDKSEDSNWKSIKRLKIKDSFKFKNRPTIFKKTKKESVSKTSGDISVEPVSPDEVKPTDPAGEFVASTSSPIREDDNTSISSMNMSKQSGFFDISFSSIRSSKTSKSASKLRRSVKSFTASFRSERKKKYEKRAERNTVDVDPRHLPPDLTNVSTPKRDVDGMNLDISPVQVDTVDSTEMRTPIKNDTDVDELDDSTVFKTPQYVWLRAHRYSISGSGDLRASAFPCLPAPRPVPLPSPASRDAPPAFVAPASVSTTPTRDARAILQCHGLSLPVVDEHNTIIAPDCAPSVHVVKAEWFWASIQNEEAQDEREYLFKDYLEEISRRSSVGGAGGAATATVPEESACTPSQLQRLRKRKLRGGDAALHKRRSSVGDAVLLSISGNLLDCTPSPDGKQLLEESEVPDNVVRKLMSPRQQVFMELLQTESNYVGILQTIVNMFKQPLEVMVEEDSTNGKNQALLNNTELKIIFGNLPPIYELHQRMLEELHYAQAHWSEEVGIGRLVLKYTPDMVKAYPPFVNFFENTKEMLQQCDRENPRFHAFLKVCQTRPECGRQSLQELLIRPVQRLPSISLLLEDILKHTHKSNPDHAALVSALAGLREVMSHINEDKRKTEGQLQMFDIYNDIDQCPAHLVSSHRSFVSRCEVVELSKELSGRGDHLVLFLFTDTMEVCKKRSKAFNSKSPTNGTGTMRIGSSKPYRHISLMPLSTVKRVVDIREAEDCHNVFALMCRSNSELKEKLYSFMITDDAVDKPHFLRQLCRQMANTVCKADADKFLACLESHQLDIDTSDLALSTLSKVSKFAARTRIKVGRALSFNKTPSKLKRAMSSMISPFGSTSNLTPASQLAQMRLASCNNINEMGNSGTGSGEGGSVLVAPLSVQPTRKAPSLRRF, from the exons GCTCGTCGGCGTGTACGGTGTTCGTGAGCGAGTCGTGCCTGGAGTGCGAGCGCGTGCGAGCTGCCTGCGAGCGCCTCGGGCCAGTCGCCGCAGTCAGGGGGCCGGAGGACCTGCCCCAGACTCAACCCTCGCCGGCCCCGCCCTCCTACTTAGTCACCACACCCTTCGACGGCGAGCTGTTCGATGCAGCACACAAAGCGAAATATAG GGTGCTGGGCCCGACGGCGGTGCTGCAGCTGTCGGCGCGCGAGGAGCCGCCGCCCGCCAACGCGCGCCCGCTGTACTCGCTCGCCATGCGCGGCGCCGTCATATGTTTCTCCGGATTCCGGAAAAAGGATGAGCTG ACGTACCTGATAACCCTCATACACTACATGGGCGGGTCAATCCGCAAAGACATGTCGAGCAAGGTGACGCACCTGATCGCGGCGGCGGCGACGGGCGACAAGTACCGGTACGCGTCGGGCTTCGGCCTGCCCGTGCTGCAGCGCTCGTGGGTAGACTGCTGTTGGGAGCGCCGCGACGACCCCGCCTGCATCGCCACAGATGCCGCCTTCATT AAAGAGCACAAGCTGAAGGTGTTCGCGGGGGCGCGAGTATGTTTCGTCGGGTTCGCGGAGGACGAGACGCAGCACATGGCCGAGGTGCTGAGCGGCAACGGCGGCGCCGCCTGCACGCTCGACGACCCCGACTGCACGCACGTC GTAATGGCCAATGGGGAGACTTTCGGTCGTTCGCTTATCCTATCGCCCCACCCGAACTCCTCCAACAGCTCGCTAAAGCCCCCCCGAACCTCCCCCAACCGCTCGCAGAGCACCCCCAAAGCGTCCCTGTACCGTCGCCTGTCCGCCCGCCTGTCGGGCCGCCGCGCTAGCCCCGCCGCCGCGCACGCGCCCGACCAACGAGACGAGAGTCTCTTGCGCTCCAGAAACAGTATTAGAAGTAGCCTAAGCCCAAAAAAACCACCCGCTCAGCCTGATATCAGTATTACTAGTGTAGGAGACCAGTGTTCCGGCGACCGCGGGCGGAGTCATCCCGAAACGGGAAAGCCCCGGTCGACCGACAAAGAAAACAAATACGCGTCACAGATTATTCACGACACCGGGAGAGTTAATGCCAAAGAGAAGCGTGAGGTGTTTAGAAATAAGTCgattaacgtttttaatttagTCGATTGCCTGACGGAGTCGGGATCCCTGCACTCGTCGCTCACCAAAAGCTTATGCGACTTGGATACGAAAAATGATGCCAGTTTTCTAGCTACTCTGTCAAAGGAAAACAAGGATTTCCAACAGTCGACTACTACGATTTCGTCGGGAAAGAAAAGGAGCAGAAATTCAACCGACTCCAATTTTCAAGTCGGTCTAGTCGACGGCAACAACGTGTCCCCCGACAAGTCCGAGGACAGCAATTGGAAATCTATAAAGAGATTAAAAATTAAGGATTCGTTTAAGTTCAAAAATAGGCCgacgatttttaaaaaaacgaAAAAGGAGTCCGTCTCTAAAACGTCGGGAGACATCTCCGTCGAGCCGGTGAGCCCCGATGAAGTCAAACCGACCGACCCCGCCGGGGAATTCGTCGCCTCCACCTCCTCGCCCATCAGGGAGGACGACAACACCTCAATTTCCTCCATGAACATGAGCAAACAGTCAGGATTTTTTGATATCTCCTTTTCCTCGATAAGAAGCTCTAAAACGTCAAAATCCGCATCCAAGCTCAGGCGGAGCGTAAAATCGTTTACCGCCTCGTTTAGAAgcgaaagaaagaaaaaatacgaaaaACGGGCCGAACGCAACACGGTAGACGTCGACCCGCGCCATCTCCCGCCCGACCTCACCAACGTCTCGACGCCGAAGAGGGACGTCGATGGAATGAATCTGGACATATCTCCGGTCCAAGTAGACACCGTGGACAGCACGGAAATGAGAACTCCCATCAAAAACGACACCGACGTCGACGAGCTGGACGACTCAACCGTGTTTAAAACTCCTCAATACGTGTGGCTGCGCGCGCACCGCTACTCGATAAGCGGCAGCGGCGACTTGCGAGCGAGCGCGTTCCCGTGTCtccccgccccccgccccgTCCCTCTCCCGTCACCCGCGTCGCGCGACGCACCGCCAGCCTTCGTCGCGCCCGCCTCCGTCTCGACGACCCCCACCCGAGACGCTCGCGCCATTTTGCAATGCCATGGACTATCGCTGCCG GTGGTCGACGAACACAATACGATCATAGCGCCGGACTGTGCGCCCTCCGTTCACGTTGTAAAAGCAGAATGGTTTTGGGCGTCCATACAAAATGAGGAAGCACAAGATGAAAGGGAATATCTTTTTAAAGAT TACCTGGAAGAGATATCGCGGCGGTCGTCGgtgggcggcgcgggcggggcgGCAACAGCGACGGTACCTGAAGAGAGTGCGTGCACGCCCTCGCAGCTACAGCGACTGCGCAAACGCAAGCTGCGCGGCGGCGACGCGGCGCTGCACAAGCGGCGCTCGTCCGTCGGTGACGCCGTGCTGCTGTCCATCTCCGGCAACTTGCTCGACTGCACGCCCTCGCCCGATGGCAAGCAGTTGCTAgaag aatCAGAGGTACCTGACAATGTAGTGAGGAAGTTGATGTCTCCCCGTCAACAAGTGTTTATGGAACTGCTTCAAACCGAGTCAAACTATGTTGGTATATTACAAACGATAGTCAAT ATGTTCAAACAACCGTTAGAGGTAATGGTGGAAGAAGACAGTACAAATGGAAAAAATCAAGCCTTGCTCAACAATACAGAACTCAAAATTATATTTGGAAATTTACCGCCTATATACGAATTGCACCA acGTATGCTGGAGGAGCTGCACTACGCGCAGGCGCACTGGAGCGAGGAGGTGGGGATCGGGCGGTTGGTGCTCAAGTACACGCCCGACATGGTCAAGGCCTACCCGCCCTTTGTCAACTTCTTCGAGAACACCAAGGAAATGCTGCAACAGTGCGACCGTGAGAACCCAAG ATTTCATGCATTCCTAAAAGTCTGTCAAACTAGACCAGAATGTGGAAGACAGAGCTTACAGGAATTATTAATAAGACCAGTGCAGCGACTACCCAGTATAAGTTTACTATTGGAAG ATATTCTAAAGCACACGCACAAGAGCAACCCCGACCATGCGGCGCTGGTGTCGGCGCTGGCGGGGCTGCGCGAGGTCATGTCGCACATCAACGAGGACAAGCGCAAGACCGAGGGCCAGCTGCAGATGTTCGACATATACAACGACATCGACCAGTGCCCG GCACACCTCGTGTCATCGCATCGTTCCTTCGTGTCGAGGTGTGAGGTGGTGGAACTGTCCAAAGAGTTGTCCGGCCGAGGAGATCATCTCGTGCTTTTTCTCTTCACCGACACAATGGAAGTTTGCAAGAAGAGGTCGAAA GCGTTTAACAGTAAGAGTCCAACAAACGGTACGGGCACGATGCGTATAGGGTCAAGTAAACCCTACAGACACATATCCCTGATGCCGCTCAGCACAGTCAAGAGAGTAGTCGACATTAGAGAGGCGGAAG ACTGTCACAACGTGTTCGCGCTGATGTGTCGGAGCAACTCGGAGCTGAAGGAGAAGCTGTATTCGTTCATGATCACGGACGACGCAGTCGACAAACCGCACTTCCTGCGACAGCTATGTCGACAGATGGCCAACACTGTTTGCAAAGCAGATGCG GACAAATTCTTGGCGTGTCTGGAGTCCCACCAGCTTGACATCGACACAAGCGACCTGGCGCTCAGTACCCTGTCCAAGGTATCCAAGTTTGCCGCTCGCACCAGAATTAAG GTGGGACGCGCGCTGTCCTTCAACAAGACGCCGTCGAAGCTGAAGCGCGCGATGTCCTCGATGATATCGCCGTTCGGGTCGACGTCCAACCTCACGCCCGCCTCGCAGCTCGCGCAGATGCGCCTCGCCAGCTGTAACAACATTAAC GAGATGGGCAACAGCGGCACGGGATCGGGGGAAGGAGGGTCGGTGCTGGTGGCGCCACTGTCGGTGCAGCCCACGCGCAAGGCGCCCTCGCTGCGCCGTTTCTGA
- the LOC121729504 gene encoding protein ECT2 isoform X3: MLALVEQLRTYLGGGCSSACTVFVSESCLECERVRAACERLGPVAAVRGPEDLPQTQPSPAPPSYLVTTPFDGELFDAAHKAKYRVLGPTAVLQLSAREEPPPANARPLYSLAMRGAVICFSGFRKKDELTYLITLIHYMGGSIRKDMSSKVTHLIAAAATGDKYRYASGFGLPVLQRSWVDCCWERRDDPACIATDAAFIKEHKLKVFAGARVCFVGFAEDETQHMAEVLSGNGGAACTLDDPDCTHVVMANGETFGRSLILSPHPNSSNSSLKPPRTSPNRSQSTPKASLYRRLSARLSGRRASPAAAHAPDQRDESLLRSRNSIRSSLSPKKPPAQPDISITSVGDQCSGDRGRSHPETGKPRSTDKENKYASQIIHDTGRVNAKEKREVFRNKSINVFNLVDCLTESGSLHSSLTKSLCDLDTKNDASFLATLSKENKDFQQSTTTISSGKKRSRNSTDSNFQVGLVDGNNVSPDKSEDSNWKSIKRLKIKDSFKFKNRPTIFKKTKKESVSKTSGDISVEPVSPDEVKPTDPAGEFVASTSSPIREDDNTSISSMNMSKQSGFFDISFSSIRSSKTSKSASKLRRSVKSFTASFRSERKKKYEKRAERNTVDVDPRHLPPDLTNVSTPKRDVDGMNLDISPVQVDTVDSTEMRTPIKNDTDVDELDDSTVFKTPQYVWLRAHRYSISGSGDLRASAFPCLPAPRPVPLPSPASRDAPPAFVAPASVSTTPTRDARAILQCHGLSLPVVDEHNTIIAPDCAPSVHVVKAEWFWASIQNEEAQDEREYLFKDYLEEISRRSSVGGAGGAATATVPEESACTPSQLQRLRKRKLRGGDAALHKRRSSVGDAVLLSISGNLLDCTPSPDGKQLLEESEVPDNVVRKLMSPRQQVFMELLQTESNYVGILQTIVNMFKQPLEVMVEEDSTNGKNQALLNNTELKIIFGNLPPIYELHQRMLEELHYAQAHWSEEVGIGRLVLKYTPDMVKAYPPFVNFFENTKEMLQQCDRENPRFHAFLKVCQTRPECGRQSLQELLIRPVQRLPSISLLLEDILKHTHKSNPDHAALVSALAGLREVMSHINEDKRKTEGQLQMFDIYNDIDQCPAHLVSSHRSFVSRCEVVELSKELSGRGDHLVLFLFTDTMEVCKKRSKAFNSKSPTNGTGTMRIGSSKPYRHISLMPLSTVKRVVDIREAEDCHNVFALMCRSNSELKEKLYSFMITDDAVDKPHFLRQLCRQMANTVCKADADKFLACLESHQLDIDTSDLALSTLSKVSKFAARTRIKLEALAGLGGWLRPEPGAGLLDSWVLRAHLLAQVGRALSFNKTPSKLKRAMSSMISPFGSTSNLTPASQLAQMRLASCNNINEMGNSGTGSGEGGSVLVAPLSVQPTRKAPSLRRF, from the exons GCTCGTCGGCGTGTACGGTGTTCGTGAGCGAGTCGTGCCTGGAGTGCGAGCGCGTGCGAGCTGCCTGCGAGCGCCTCGGGCCAGTCGCCGCAGTCAGGGGGCCGGAGGACCTGCCCCAGACTCAACCCTCGCCGGCCCCGCCCTCCTACTTAGTCACCACACCCTTCGACGGCGAGCTGTTCGATGCAGCACACAAAGCGAAATATAG GGTGCTGGGCCCGACGGCGGTGCTGCAGCTGTCGGCGCGCGAGGAGCCGCCGCCCGCCAACGCGCGCCCGCTGTACTCGCTCGCCATGCGCGGCGCCGTCATATGTTTCTCCGGATTCCGGAAAAAGGATGAGCTG ACGTACCTGATAACCCTCATACACTACATGGGCGGGTCAATCCGCAAAGACATGTCGAGCAAGGTGACGCACCTGATCGCGGCGGCGGCGACGGGCGACAAGTACCGGTACGCGTCGGGCTTCGGCCTGCCCGTGCTGCAGCGCTCGTGGGTAGACTGCTGTTGGGAGCGCCGCGACGACCCCGCCTGCATCGCCACAGATGCCGCCTTCATT AAAGAGCACAAGCTGAAGGTGTTCGCGGGGGCGCGAGTATGTTTCGTCGGGTTCGCGGAGGACGAGACGCAGCACATGGCCGAGGTGCTGAGCGGCAACGGCGGCGCCGCCTGCACGCTCGACGACCCCGACTGCACGCACGTC GTAATGGCCAATGGGGAGACTTTCGGTCGTTCGCTTATCCTATCGCCCCACCCGAACTCCTCCAACAGCTCGCTAAAGCCCCCCCGAACCTCCCCCAACCGCTCGCAGAGCACCCCCAAAGCGTCCCTGTACCGTCGCCTGTCCGCCCGCCTGTCGGGCCGCCGCGCTAGCCCCGCCGCCGCGCACGCGCCCGACCAACGAGACGAGAGTCTCTTGCGCTCCAGAAACAGTATTAGAAGTAGCCTAAGCCCAAAAAAACCACCCGCTCAGCCTGATATCAGTATTACTAGTGTAGGAGACCAGTGTTCCGGCGACCGCGGGCGGAGTCATCCCGAAACGGGAAAGCCCCGGTCGACCGACAAAGAAAACAAATACGCGTCACAGATTATTCACGACACCGGGAGAGTTAATGCCAAAGAGAAGCGTGAGGTGTTTAGAAATAAGTCgattaacgtttttaatttagTCGATTGCCTGACGGAGTCGGGATCCCTGCACTCGTCGCTCACCAAAAGCTTATGCGACTTGGATACGAAAAATGATGCCAGTTTTCTAGCTACTCTGTCAAAGGAAAACAAGGATTTCCAACAGTCGACTACTACGATTTCGTCGGGAAAGAAAAGGAGCAGAAATTCAACCGACTCCAATTTTCAAGTCGGTCTAGTCGACGGCAACAACGTGTCCCCCGACAAGTCCGAGGACAGCAATTGGAAATCTATAAAGAGATTAAAAATTAAGGATTCGTTTAAGTTCAAAAATAGGCCgacgatttttaaaaaaacgaAAAAGGAGTCCGTCTCTAAAACGTCGGGAGACATCTCCGTCGAGCCGGTGAGCCCCGATGAAGTCAAACCGACCGACCCCGCCGGGGAATTCGTCGCCTCCACCTCCTCGCCCATCAGGGAGGACGACAACACCTCAATTTCCTCCATGAACATGAGCAAACAGTCAGGATTTTTTGATATCTCCTTTTCCTCGATAAGAAGCTCTAAAACGTCAAAATCCGCATCCAAGCTCAGGCGGAGCGTAAAATCGTTTACCGCCTCGTTTAGAAgcgaaagaaagaaaaaatacgaaaaACGGGCCGAACGCAACACGGTAGACGTCGACCCGCGCCATCTCCCGCCCGACCTCACCAACGTCTCGACGCCGAAGAGGGACGTCGATGGAATGAATCTGGACATATCTCCGGTCCAAGTAGACACCGTGGACAGCACGGAAATGAGAACTCCCATCAAAAACGACACCGACGTCGACGAGCTGGACGACTCAACCGTGTTTAAAACTCCTCAATACGTGTGGCTGCGCGCGCACCGCTACTCGATAAGCGGCAGCGGCGACTTGCGAGCGAGCGCGTTCCCGTGTCtccccgccccccgccccgTCCCTCTCCCGTCACCCGCGTCGCGCGACGCACCGCCAGCCTTCGTCGCGCCCGCCTCCGTCTCGACGACCCCCACCCGAGACGCTCGCGCCATTTTGCAATGCCATGGACTATCGCTGCCG GTGGTCGACGAACACAATACGATCATAGCGCCGGACTGTGCGCCCTCCGTTCACGTTGTAAAAGCAGAATGGTTTTGGGCGTCCATACAAAATGAGGAAGCACAAGATGAAAGGGAATATCTTTTTAAAGAT TACCTGGAAGAGATATCGCGGCGGTCGTCGgtgggcggcgcgggcggggcgGCAACAGCGACGGTACCTGAAGAGAGTGCGTGCACGCCCTCGCAGCTACAGCGACTGCGCAAACGCAAGCTGCGCGGCGGCGACGCGGCGCTGCACAAGCGGCGCTCGTCCGTCGGTGACGCCGTGCTGCTGTCCATCTCCGGCAACTTGCTCGACTGCACGCCCTCGCCCGATGGCAAGCAGTTGCTAgaag aatCAGAGGTACCTGACAATGTAGTGAGGAAGTTGATGTCTCCCCGTCAACAAGTGTTTATGGAACTGCTTCAAACCGAGTCAAACTATGTTGGTATATTACAAACGATAGTCAAT ATGTTCAAACAACCGTTAGAGGTAATGGTGGAAGAAGACAGTACAAATGGAAAAAATCAAGCCTTGCTCAACAATACAGAACTCAAAATTATATTTGGAAATTTACCGCCTATATACGAATTGCACCA acGTATGCTGGAGGAGCTGCACTACGCGCAGGCGCACTGGAGCGAGGAGGTGGGGATCGGGCGGTTGGTGCTCAAGTACACGCCCGACATGGTCAAGGCCTACCCGCCCTTTGTCAACTTCTTCGAGAACACCAAGGAAATGCTGCAACAGTGCGACCGTGAGAACCCAAG ATTTCATGCATTCCTAAAAGTCTGTCAAACTAGACCAGAATGTGGAAGACAGAGCTTACAGGAATTATTAATAAGACCAGTGCAGCGACTACCCAGTATAAGTTTACTATTGGAAG ATATTCTAAAGCACACGCACAAGAGCAACCCCGACCATGCGGCGCTGGTGTCGGCGCTGGCGGGGCTGCGCGAGGTCATGTCGCACATCAACGAGGACAAGCGCAAGACCGAGGGCCAGCTGCAGATGTTCGACATATACAACGACATCGACCAGTGCCCG GCACACCTCGTGTCATCGCATCGTTCCTTCGTGTCGAGGTGTGAGGTGGTGGAACTGTCCAAAGAGTTGTCCGGCCGAGGAGATCATCTCGTGCTTTTTCTCTTCACCGACACAATGGAAGTTTGCAAGAAGAGGTCGAAA GCGTTTAACAGTAAGAGTCCAACAAACGGTACGGGCACGATGCGTATAGGGTCAAGTAAACCCTACAGACACATATCCCTGATGCCGCTCAGCACAGTCAAGAGAGTAGTCGACATTAGAGAGGCGGAAG ACTGTCACAACGTGTTCGCGCTGATGTGTCGGAGCAACTCGGAGCTGAAGGAGAAGCTGTATTCGTTCATGATCACGGACGACGCAGTCGACAAACCGCACTTCCTGCGACAGCTATGTCGACAGATGGCCAACACTGTTTGCAAAGCAGATGCG GACAAATTCTTGGCGTGTCTGGAGTCCCACCAGCTTGACATCGACACAAGCGACCTGGCGCTCAGTACCCTGTCCAAGGTATCCAAGTTTGCCGCTCGCACCAGAATTAAG CTGGAGGCGCTGGCCGGGCTGGGCGGCTGGCTGCGGCCCGAGCCGGGGGCCGGCCTGCTAGACTCATGGGTATTGCGCGCTCACTTACTCGCACAG GTGGGACGCGCGCTGTCCTTCAACAAGACGCCGTCGAAGCTGAAGCGCGCGATGTCCTCGATGATATCGCCGTTCGGGTCGACGTCCAACCTCACGCCCGCCTCGCAGCTCGCGCAGATGCGCCTCGCCAGCTGTAACAACATTAAC GAGATGGGCAACAGCGGCACGGGATCGGGGGAAGGAGGGTCGGTGCTGGTGGCGCCACTGTCGGTGCAGCCCACGCGCAAGGCGCCCTCGCTGCGCCGTTTCTGA